In one window of Vibrio sp. DW001 DNA:
- a CDS encoding efflux RND transporter permease subunit — protein MNSKSKVTLGSLLSLFIERPKLGNLVMVLVVIMGLLSLQGLQYEVVPKIDMGIVKVTTTKAGAGPEEVELSISAPLEEELLKVRGVKKIVSRSMENLSLLTLTLDSESETSKLIVDIQKAVDRAQSRLPSDLIEKPLVEELSTDNLAVAELHLTGNVSESVLRQQARHWQQKLRSLPDVVGVERVGYRRPEISIELDQKKLWQLGIGFAEIEQAFSLRNVRDSGGSVASFAGEKKVLSIGQFKNPGEVGEVIIRSSSPGNEVRLRDVAQILPSYEKWDVQVRTDGQLSIALLIKKKSSADELKTISNIRQLIENSPIRPGLELKFVNDVSRFTSDMLDTLYSNAVIGLVSVFVILWLFLGRHMAFWVSVGLPFSILLTFCAMLWLGLSVNSLTLMSIILVLGMLVDDAIVTGEAIQVRKEQGLDPIKAAIMGTRDITAPVFVSVLTTMLAFFPIFFLGGLEGKFIAAIPVVVMLTLSASLLESKFLLPAHLAHSSFKPSPRRWLNKLRDVYRQIILWLLVRRKIATLGIVTIFVGITIVSATSVRFQLYPETAVDTINVSIELPSGSPFDETINKVTELEALIRKNVPESDLLNIVSQVGHHDTDLYGGSFGRNQAWALLTIYLKPQNQVLQDQRITLAQIQSLAGELEGYQLLRVEPLKDTPVMGKPIELEIMSDGMEKQFVAKELIDYLQTVPGITNVWDSSKTGKAILDLQFYDHKLAAYGLSVKQVADAVRVALDGLLISEQQLASERVYYRLRLPSTDREKISVLQDFYVVNHEGQTIALSSIADFVLRPGEADLKHFNGRRTLTVYGEIDRSKTDVLEVNKALGDYISAQNWHVNYPDLAFYQGGELEQQQESYTELSIAFAGSLMMILLVLVVLFNSYSQPLLVLAVIPFSIMGVLATFAVQGLPLSFLALIGVLGLVGVLVNDAVVMIFTLNKVESYGEPKLVADLASKRFRPILITSLTTLVGLLPTAYGLGGYNPFVAPMVMAMAWGVVFGTLISLFLLPCLFMLNDDVRQLLKHVVRFSKRSDTNTGVNLVKDKL, from the coding sequence ATGAACAGTAAAAGTAAAGTAACTTTAGGTTCATTGCTGTCGCTCTTTATCGAGCGACCGAAATTAGGCAATTTGGTCATGGTTTTAGTGGTTATCATGGGGTTGCTGAGCCTACAGGGACTGCAATATGAAGTTGTACCCAAAATTGATATGGGTATCGTTAAGGTCACGACAACCAAAGCAGGGGCTGGTCCGGAAGAAGTAGAATTATCCATTTCGGCACCCCTTGAAGAGGAGCTATTGAAAGTAAGAGGTGTAAAGAAAATAGTATCTCGTAGTATGGAGAATCTTTCTTTGCTGACGCTTACGTTAGACTCTGAGAGTGAAACATCGAAACTGATTGTAGATATTCAGAAAGCGGTAGACAGAGCACAATCTAGGTTGCCATCAGACCTTATCGAAAAGCCTCTTGTAGAAGAGTTATCCACCGATAACCTTGCTGTTGCTGAGCTTCACTTAACCGGGAATGTGTCTGAATCGGTATTACGTCAACAAGCTAGACATTGGCAACAAAAGCTTCGTTCGCTACCTGATGTGGTTGGAGTTGAACGTGTAGGATACCGCCGCCCTGAGATAAGCATTGAATTGGATCAGAAAAAGTTATGGCAATTAGGAATAGGCTTTGCAGAAATTGAACAAGCATTTTCGTTGAGAAATGTGAGAGATAGTGGTGGCTCTGTCGCGTCGTTTGCGGGTGAAAAAAAAGTTTTAAGTATAGGACAGTTTAAAAATCCCGGTGAGGTGGGTGAAGTTATTATTCGTAGTAGCAGCCCAGGGAATGAAGTTCGTTTAAGAGATGTAGCTCAAATTTTGCCGTCGTACGAGAAGTGGGATGTTCAGGTGCGGACTGATGGTCAGTTAAGTATAGCATTGCTAATAAAGAAAAAAAGCAGCGCAGATGAACTGAAAACTATTTCAAACATTCGCCAATTAATTGAAAACAGTCCGATTAGACCTGGTTTAGAGCTTAAATTTGTTAATGATGTTTCTAGGTTTACCAGTGATATGCTAGACACGTTATACAGTAATGCCGTAATAGGGCTTGTTTCTGTGTTTGTCATTCTATGGTTATTTCTTGGTAGACACATGGCTTTTTGGGTTAGCGTTGGACTTCCATTTTCTATATTACTGACCTTTTGCGCAATGCTTTGGCTTGGTTTGTCCGTAAATAGCTTAACACTAATGTCTATTATTCTTGTGTTGGGTATGTTGGTCGACGATGCAATTGTTACTGGAGAGGCTATTCAGGTTCGTAAAGAACAAGGTCTTGATCCGATCAAGGCTGCGATAATGGGCACAAGAGATATTACCGCACCTGTATTTGTAAGTGTACTGACCACTATGTTGGCTTTTTTTCCAATATTTTTCTTGGGTGGATTAGAGGGAAAGTTTATCGCTGCGATTCCTGTCGTCGTAATGTTAACTCTTTCGGCTTCTCTACTGGAAAGTAAGTTTTTGCTCCCTGCACATTTGGCTCACAGTTCATTCAAACCTTCACCAAGACGCTGGCTAAATAAACTTCGAGATGTCTATCGTCAAATTATTCTGTGGTTACTAGTAAGAAGAAAAATTGCGACATTGGGCATTGTAACAATTTTTGTTGGAATAACTATAGTCAGTGCTACGTCAGTTCGATTTCAACTTTATCCAGAAACTGCGGTAGATACGATTAATGTATCGATTGAACTACCAAGTGGCAGCCCTTTCGATGAAACAATCAATAAAGTCACAGAATTAGAGGCATTAATCAGAAAAAATGTGCCTGAAAGTGATTTGTTAAACATTGTGAGTCAAGTCGGTCATCATGATACAGATCTTTATGGTGGGTCATTTGGACGAAATCAAGCATGGGCATTACTCACTATTTATCTAAAACCACAGAATCAGGTTTTACAAGATCAGCGCATAACGTTGGCTCAGATACAATCATTAGCTGGAGAGTTAGAAGGTTATCAATTACTAAGGGTTGAGCCTTTAAAAGATACGCCAGTAATGGGTAAGCCAATAGAGCTTGAAATTATGTCAGACGGAATGGAAAAGCAATTTGTCGCGAAAGAGTTAATAGATTACCTTCAAACGGTTCCTGGAATTACAAATGTTTGGGACAGCAGTAAAACGGGTAAAGCTATATTAGATCTACAGTTTTACGATCACAAACTTGCTGCTTATGGGTTGAGTGTGAAGCAGGTTGCTGATGCGGTGAGAGTAGCGCTCGATGGTTTACTTATATCTGAACAGCAATTAGCATCTGAAAGAGTTTATTACCGTTTAAGACTACCATCAACTGATAGAGAAAAAATAAGTGTTTTACAAGATTTTTATGTGGTTAACCATGAAGGACAGACTATTGCGTTAAGCTCGATAGCAGATTTCGTATTGCGTCCTGGGGAAGCGGATCTAAAACACTTTAATGGTAGGAGAACGTTAACTGTATATGGAGAAATTGACAGAAGCAAAACGGACGTTCTTGAGGTAAATAAAGCTCTTGGGGATTATATATCTGCCCAAAACTGGCACGTTAATTACCCTGATCTTGCTTTTTATCAAGGTGGAGAATTAGAGCAACAGCAAGAAAGTTACACAGAATTGAGCATCGCATTTGCCGGAAGTTTAATGATGATACTTTTAGTTCTTGTTGTGTTATTCAACTCATACAGCCAACCCTTGCTTGTGTTGGCGGTTATACCCTTTTCAATTATGGGTGTCCTTGCCACATTCGCAGTTCAAGGGTTACCTTTAAGTTTCCTAGCTCTTATAGGTGTATTAGGGCTTGTTGGTGTGCTAGTTAATGATGCTGTAGTCATGATATTTACCTTGAATAAGGTGGAAAGCTATGGAGAACCAAAACTGGTTGCAGATCTGGCCTCAAAACGCTTTAGACCAATATTGATTACATCATTAACGACGTTGGTGGGGCTCTTACCAACAGCATACGGACTGGGTGGTTATAACCCTTTTGTTGCACCTATGGTTATGGCGATGGCGTGGGGGGTTGTTTTCGGAACCTTGATATCCCTATTCCTTTTGCCTTGTTTATTTATGTTGAATGACGATGTTAGGCAACTGCTAAAGCATGTTGTGCGTTTTTCGAAACGTTCTGATACCAACACTGGAGTGAACTTGGTTAAGGATAAACTATGA
- a CDS encoding efflux RND transporter periplasmic adaptor subunit has translation MKQLHISLITLLLLTACKEGIESTSSNEVKTSAISVETLMVVPTQTQATLSLYGVLEPVSSVSINVDFSAPIQSVLVEEGDRVKVGQTLLHFDLSKIELKKSQLRHTLAQAKSQFVKAEKNLLRMRELKNNNSVSQQQLDNAQAEFDSSRFFVSAIKSERDLIDRDLVRRELVSPVEGTISRRKVDPNENAIAYTSLLEVEVDESMKVSVFVGEKMLPLIKLGNSAVIKTIVGASIAEVVSIASHSDVKTGNYEVKLLISNSQREYKAGMGVEVELKTIPLKRQLIVPESALVVDKGEYVVFLIKDSVAIRQPVELKYNLNERIHVTSGLKSNDIVAVTGAGTLVNGSLVTIRGGHEQ, from the coding sequence ATGAAGCAACTTCATATTAGCTTAATAACGTTACTTTTATTAACTGCATGTAAAGAAGGTATTGAATCGACTTCATCAAATGAGGTTAAAACTAGCGCGATCTCGGTAGAAACTTTAATGGTAGTGCCAACTCAAACACAAGCAACTCTTTCTCTTTACGGGGTGCTTGAACCCGTCTCTTCTGTATCCATTAACGTTGATTTCTCTGCACCTATTCAGTCTGTACTGGTAGAGGAGGGTGATAGAGTAAAAGTTGGACAGACACTTTTGCATTTTGATCTTTCTAAGATTGAACTTAAAAAAAGTCAGCTTCGTCATACATTGGCTCAAGCAAAGAGTCAGTTCGTTAAAGCTGAAAAAAACTTACTCCGTATGCGAGAACTCAAAAATAATAACTCTGTTTCGCAGCAGCAATTGGATAACGCGCAAGCTGAATTCGATTCAAGTCGTTTTTTCGTTTCAGCTATAAAAAGTGAGCGTGATTTGATTGATAGAGACCTTGTTCGACGAGAGCTAGTTAGCCCGGTAGAAGGAACAATTAGCCGACGAAAAGTCGATCCAAACGAAAATGCTATTGCTTACACATCGTTGCTTGAGGTCGAGGTTGATGAAAGTATGAAGGTATCTGTTTTTGTTGGTGAAAAAATGTTGCCTCTGATTAAACTTGGAAACTCCGCAGTTATTAAGACTATCGTTGGGGCTTCTATCGCTGAAGTGGTATCTATAGCGTCACATTCTGATGTTAAGACTGGCAACTATGAGGTGAAGTTACTTATTAGCAATAGTCAGCGTGAATATAAAGCTGGGATGGGGGTAGAAGTTGAACTTAAGACCATCCCATTGAAAAGACAACTTATAGTTCCAGAATCTGCATTAGTTGTAGATAAAGGGGAGTATGTAGTGTTTTTGATTAAAGACTCAGTCGCTATTCGTCAACCAGTAGAACTGAAATACAATTTAAATGAAAGAATCCATGTTACTTCAGGTTTAAAGAGCAATGATATTGTAGCAGTTACAGGTGCTGGTACTTTGGTAAATGGTAGTTTAGTGACGATAAGGGGGGGGCATGAACAGTAA
- a CDS encoding TetR/AcrR family transcriptional regulator, with translation MRYPIEIGIGVLDVNKKQLAAEKMKKTLIEATIEIVGTSGIEKLTTSALSKKANTSKGGLYHHFDSLNTLKISAFQTLVDGFLNLGNDHMQFNSLEEYLSFIGDLTFNAMEQRPVELKALMVFIQQAMFEPEFKKGVTQLTKSSLDRYAEVVSNQFPSLTKSQVSTVVQILDAHFGGSMIHWYLLDDPIQCRENWRSLCKIICFSLHEGKL, from the coding sequence ATGCGTTATCCTATTGAAATAGGAATAGGAGTGCTTGATGTGAATAAAAAACAGTTAGCTGCTGAGAAAATGAAAAAAACGCTTATAGAAGCGACGATTGAAATCGTTGGGACTTCTGGTATAGAAAAATTAACCACCAGTGCATTAAGCAAGAAAGCCAATACAAGTAAAGGCGGGCTTTATCATCATTTTGATAGTTTAAATACGTTAAAAATTTCGGCATTTCAAACACTTGTTGACGGGTTTTTGAACTTGGGAAATGATCATATGCAGTTTAATTCACTGGAAGAGTATTTATCTTTTATTGGTGATTTGACTTTTAATGCTATGGAACAACGGCCAGTTGAGTTAAAAGCGCTGATGGTGTTTATTCAGCAAGCTATGTTTGAACCTGAGTTTAAGAAAGGCGTGACACAGTTAACCAAAAGTAGCTTAGATCGTTATGCAGAGGTGGTAAGTAATCAATTCCCATCACTTACAAAGAGCCAAGTTTCGACAGTTGTCCAAATTCTAGACGCTCATTTTGGTGGTTCAATGATTCATTGGTATTTGCTTGATGACCCCATCCAATGTAGAGAGAACTGGCGAAGTTTATGCAAAATTATCTGCTTTAGTCTCCATGAAGGAAAATTATGA